The window GTCCCCGGCGAAATCGGATACCACCGCTGTTTGCCACCCGTCCTGGGCCAGGATTTTAGGCAGGGGAGGGTGGACGAGCCTTCTTTGTTCCGCCGTTGGGAACATGTGGCGCACACCATGACTCATGGGGTAAACCCCCGTCATCATGGAGACCCAACTGGGGAACGTGCGGGGCAGGTCCACAATGTTTTTCGTGAACAGGGCCCCTTCCCGCGCCAAATCGTCTATTTCCGGCGTGGTGTCCCTTTTGTATCCATTGCTGGTAAGGTGATCGGCCCGCAAAGAATCCAGAACGATCAATACTACGTTCCGCTTTTGGGAATGAGGCGTCTGGGCCGGGATGGCCCCGGCGATTTCCCATAACAGGAACACCGCCACCGCCGAAACCGTGGCCGCCGCCCGTTTCTTTGAAAACGTCACCCATTGCGTGATGGATACGGCTGGAGCTAGCGCAAGACCTGCGATCAATGTGTATAAAGCCCAATCGGCCCAGGCAGGCTCAATATATGCCGTTGGGGAGAACACAATTTCCCTCAGCCACGGTTTGCCATCCAGGAACGGCCCGTCGTAAAACTGGGGCTGGTGTAGCAGTGTCTTGAACTGCGCCGAGACGAAAATAAGAATGGGCGCGCCGAGGGTTGCTATCCAGCCGCCGCCGAACTTGCGGGCATAAAGGCCCCCAAGCAGGCCGCTAATGCCGCCAATAGCTACGAAAACAGCCAAAATGTATATCTGGTAACCGATGTTGAACCAGAAATAGTTGGACTCCACAAAATCCTGCAGAGTCTTGTCCGTCTCGCCCATAACCTCAAAACCGGAATAGGCGCCGATTTCCAGCAGGAACCACGCGGCGAATATAAGCCCGCCCGCCAGGATGGCGCGTTTGAGGGATGGGCTTTTTCCCGGTTTAAAAGGAATGTTCACGGTTTAATCAGTCGGCGAAAATTTCTTCCAGCGCGGGCATCTTGTGGATGGTTATCTTCTTTCCGTCCACCGAGATCACCCCGTCTTCCCGCAATTTTTTCAGGCTCCGTTCCACCACTTCGAAAGAGGTGCCAATAATCTCGGCCATGTCTTTTCTTGTCATGTTCAGCGTTAAAGCCACTCCGCCGGGAGTGGTTACGCCCATATCGGCTGAAAGTTTGGACAACAACCGGGCCAGGCGTTTTTCCACGGGTTGCACGGCGATGGAGCCCAGGTTGGCGGTAAGCTCCCTAAGTTTTGCGCCAAGCCCCACTATCATCATTACAGGCACTTCCGGCGCTTTCCTGAAAAGCTCCAGGAACGTTTCGGAAGGAATGGCGGCCGCCGTCACCTCATCCATGGCCACGCAGGAGGCTGGGTATGGCTTGCTGTCCACCGCCGCCACTTCCGCCACCATCTGCCCCGGGCCGAATATGCCCATGATTGCGTTTTTTCCGCTGGCGAATTCTTTAACTATCTTTACGCTACCTTTCACTACCAGGTAAACCTTGTGGGCGTCCTCACCCTCATGGAACAGGTAGTCTCCCTTGGTGTAATTCCTGATTGCCATCCGGGACGCCAGCCACGAAGCGGTTTCATCGGAAAGTTTTGAAAACAGCCGTATCTTCTTAAGTTGTTCGTTCATTATTCAAAGGTTCGTTTAGAATAACTTTTAAGTTTATCAGCTTTATGATTTTCATCATAGGGGATGATTACCGGATGATTTATGTTCAAATTGTACTGGTTTATTCGATGTTGAAAGGTTTGGAATGGACAAGAACGCGAAACTGTTTATAAAGGCCTCCATAATTTACCTTGGGCTGGGCGTTTTCATGGGGTTTCATCTGGCGGTTTTCGAACACGCCAGGGCGGAGCTACGGTTCGTCCACGTCCACATGATGTTGCTGGGGTTCTTGTCCATGATGATATACGGCGTGGCCTATCACATCCTTCCCCGGTTCAACGCCAGGCCTGTGCCTTACCCCGCGCTTATCCCCGTCCATTTCTGGCTGGCCAACATCGGGCTTTGGACAATGTCCGCGTTTTACATCATGGGCGGGTACTGGACGGGAGGCATGCCAAGAGCATTGTTCGGCGCGGCCGGGGCGCTGGAGGGTATCGCCATTTTCATATTCATCGTGAACATCTGGGGGGTTCTGAAGGAAGAAGACGCGCCCGCCGAGGCGGAAAAGTTCCCGGTGACCCCCACGCCAAGTCCCACTACCCCGACAGCCCCATCAGGCGGGGAGCCGGTAAAAGTGGGCCCTTCCATGAAAATAGGGGACATTCTGGATAAATGGCCCCATCTGGAAGAGATATTTAACCAGCACGGGCTGGACAGCGTGGCCAATCCATCGGCCCGCGCCACCGTTGGCAAGATGATTACCCTGGAAATGGCCGCAAAGAAGGCTGGCGTGGGATTATTCAATCTCATCGCCGCGTTGGAGGGGAAAAAACTTGTAACAGGTTCAGATGAGGATGCGCAGGCTCCGGCGCATCCGCAGGGTTATCTCAAGCTGGGCGCCCAGATTGAACGGGGAAGCCTGGCCCACGCCAAAACGCAGATAGGCAACCTGCTGGAGGTCTATCCGGAAGTGAAGCCCGTGTTCGAGAGCAATTACGGCTCCGCATGTTTCACCTGCCCAGGCCAGAAGACGGAAACGGTGGAGCAGACAGCCATGATGCACAACATGCCTGTTGAGAAAATCCTTGACGAAATAAATGGCATTATCCAGAATGTAATATAGCGGCTGAAATTATAGCCGGTTCTCATCAAACAAAGGATGGACAACATGAAACGCGGAAATAACGCCGATTGCGCCGCTGTAAATAGCGGGTCAGCGGGTTTTTTGCGTTTTACCCAACCCCAATTCCGCAAAAAGCCCCAACAAGGCGCAAAGGCGCGCGCCCAACAAGCGGCGCGGGCCTAACCGGCGGCTTCGAAAGCCATACCGGTTTTTTCTAACACAATCAGTTAGTTTTAGGTTTGCGCCTGACCATGGAATTGTTAAAATTCACGTTTACGGTTTTTTTGGATATGGATAGTTTTTCACCCTATTGCGCCCCTGCCGGGGGTGAAGAGGCGAAAGAAGGAAGATGAGCGGATATGTAGTTCCCCTCTGGGAAAACAAAACGGCCCCTTGCGGCGGCCTTAACGGTTGCCCGGCCAATACCGATATAGCGGCGGCCCTTCACGCGCTGTCCCGCAACGAGCCCGGAAAGGCCTGGCGCATCATGATGGACAGCCACCCGTTAAGGGGGGTGCTGGGCCGTGTTTGTTACGGTTTTTGCGAAACGCCCTGCAACAGGGGCAAGTTCGACCAGGCGATTTCCATACAGATGCTAGAGTCGGTGATCGGCGACCACGGGTTCGATCCTTCCTACCGCCCGGCAATGGCGGCTCGCAACGGCAAAAAGGTGTTGATAGTGGGCGCTGGCCCCGCCGGTCTTGCGGCTGGCTGGTTCCTCAACCTCGCCGGGTACAAGGTGGATATCCACGAGGCGGATGAAAAGGCCGGTGGCGTATTAAGATACGGCATCCCCCAGTACAGGCTTCCCAGGGAAGCGCTGGACAGGGAGATAGGCCTTATAGAAGCATGTGGCGTGGAAATAAAAACCGGCAAGAAAACAACCCCCGCTGACGTGAAAAAACTCTTGGTCAACGGGTATCATGCGGCCATCGTGGCCACCGGCGCCGGGAATGGCAGGAAAGCCGGAATAACCGGCGAAGACAAAACTTTAAACGGTATCGAGTTCCTTCGCGCCGTCAACACCGGCAAAACCGGCCCAAACCATTTCACCGGGAAGAAAGTGGTGGTAATAGGCGGTGGTAACGTGGCCATGGACGCATGCCGGTGCGCCACCCGGCTTGGGGCCGTATCGGTGAACACACTCTACCGCCGGACAGAAAACGAAATGCCAGCCCACGCAAATGAAGTGAAGCAGGCGCGGGAAGAAGGGGTGGTGTTCGAGTTCCTGGTGGCGCCGGAATCTTACGACGGCAAGGTTTTGAAGAGCCGGAAAATGCGCCTTTCCGGCGACGACGAGTCGGGCCGGGGCAAGCCTGTTCCCACCGGCGAAGTGATAACCACCCCGGCGGACGTGGTGATAATGGCCATCGGCCAGGAGCCGGAGAAATGGGAGATGACCGGCGTCTCCAACGTTTTCTTCGCCGGTGACGTTTTGCCGGACTCCAGGGGGACCGTCATACACTCCATCGCCGCGGGCAAAAAAACGGCTGAGGGCGTTCACAAGCTTCTTTCCGGAGCCTCCATGTTCGCCCCGTCGGGTGAAGAGGTCACCTACGACAAGATGAACGTGAAACGCTATTTCGTTGAATCAGCGCGGATACGCAACCGCACGGCCCCCGCTAAAAAGCGGATTGCCGGTTTTGAAGTGATTGAGCAGGTTGTAACCCTGGAAGAGGGCATTCTGGAATCAAACAGGTGTTTCCGGTGCGGCATGTGCATCGGAGGGTTGAACTCCGATTGCGACTGGTGTTTCCGCGCATGTGGAGATAAAAAGGGAATAGAGAAGGCCATGGTGGAATGGACCCCTGAGGGGAAGCTGTTCAGCCGGGGCGATGATTGCGATTACTGCGGCCGGTGCTGGGAGGATTGCCCCCGTTACGTGGTGCGGCCTGTGGAAGTGGAGGAGGTGGAATGAGCGGCGCGGACCTTTTGACAAAAGACTGGCCAGACTTGTCCGGCCTGCCCGATAACGGCCCCATTACCAGGGCGGATTGCGCTTCCAACGGCGTTTCCCCCGGAGCCTGCGGGCTGTACGCCGCCATTGGAGAGGTGAATCTG of the Nitrospinota bacterium genome contains:
- a CDS encoding FAD-dependent oxidoreductase gives rise to the protein MSGYVVPLWENKTAPCGGLNGCPANTDIAAALHALSRNEPGKAWRIMMDSHPLRGVLGRVCYGFCETPCNRGKFDQAISIQMLESVIGDHGFDPSYRPAMAARNGKKVLIVGAGPAGLAAGWFLNLAGYKVDIHEADEKAGGVLRYGIPQYRLPREALDREIGLIEACGVEIKTGKKTTPADVKKLLVNGYHAAIVATGAGNGRKAGITGEDKTLNGIEFLRAVNTGKTGPNHFTGKKVVVIGGGNVAMDACRCATRLGAVSVNTLYRRTENEMPAHANEVKQAREEGVVFEFLVAPESYDGKVLKSRKMRLSGDDESGRGKPVPTGEVITTPADVVIMAIGQEPEKWEMTGVSNVFFAGDVLPDSRGTVIHSIAAGKKTAEGVHKLLSGASMFAPSGEEVTYDKMNVKRYFVESARIRNRTAPAKKRIAGFEVIEQVVTLEEGILESNRCFRCGMCIGGLNSDCDWCFRACGDKKGIEKAMVEWTPEGKLFSRGDDCDYCGRCWEDCPRYVVRPVEVEEVE
- a CDS encoding Crp/Fnr family transcriptional regulator, encoding MNEQLKKIRLFSKLSDETASWLASRMAIRNYTKGDYLFHEGEDAHKVYLVVKGSVKIVKEFASGKNAIMGIFGPGQMVAEVAAVDSKPYPASCVAMDEVTAAAIPSETFLELFRKAPEVPVMMIVGLGAKLRELTANLGSIAVQPVEKRLARLLSKLSADMGVTTPGGVALTLNMTRKDMAEIIGTSFEVVERSLKKLREDGVISVDGKKITIHKMPALEEIFAD
- a CDS encoding DUF1858 domain-containing protein — its product is MDKNAKLFIKASIIYLGLGVFMGFHLAVFEHARAELRFVHVHMMLLGFLSMMIYGVAYHILPRFNARPVPYPALIPVHFWLANIGLWTMSAFYIMGGYWTGGMPRALFGAAGALEGIAIFIFIVNIWGVLKEEDAPAEAEKFPVTPTPSPTTPTAPSGGEPVKVGPSMKIGDILDKWPHLEEIFNQHGLDSVANPSARATVGKMITLEMAAKKAGVGLFNLIAALEGKKLVTGSDEDAQAPAHPQGYLKLGAQIERGSLAHAKTQIGNLLEVYPEVKPVFESNYGSACFTCPGQKTETVEQTAMMHNMPVEKILDEINGIIQNVI